DNA from Vitis vinifera cultivar Pinot Noir 40024 chromosome 19, ASM3070453v1:
aaataagtggcgactccaattctttttctaacaaataaatcattttctcaaaataaaaatcgagctcgccatcgagtggaagcgcatgagccgaaatgcggggtccacaataatGTTATGATTTTgtgaaaacattaaaaatggCAATATGCTAGTATTCTATATCATATATACCCTTTCTAAGGACCATTTATTTAGATAATTTAACTATAACTTTTAGTTTATAAActcttataataataaattttgaatattatgaGGATGGAAACTTAAGTCAACAAATATAGAAGTATATTTTAGCTTTGCAAACACAAGAGTGTAGAATAGTTGAATTCACATGGAGTGGTACAAATATGTTAAAGATCAAATAAGTGGACGGGGTTTGGATACTCTCCACcttttttttcaaggaaaagAAAGATGTTTGGGTTCAATTatggatttagggtttttttttttttaacattttaattatGTAGTAtttgagtgtttagctaggttggcaattccgaacaaaattcctaagtgtcgtCTAACTCGGTTTTTACAATCCTTCTTTGGACTATTTACTTAATGAAGATAAAGTTGTTGAATTTGTTAAGAGACAAAGTTATGTAGTTGAGATTGGAGTTGAAGTTGGATGAAATTTGAATCAACCACATTTTCAAAATGTTGATTGTCTTGGAAcattttaaaagagttagggaagcatgagaaaaatatttttgctaAAAGATTTTTGTTCCCCTGTTTCTAGATCGATCCAAGTGTAAGGGTAGATCGATCCAAATAACCTCTTTTTGAGATTAGTTTtcagccattagattaagggtttcttttcccttttaaatacaaatttatccCCTTTTTGGAAACTAAGAAATTGTAGCAGTCATTCTTGTGCTCCTTATTCCCTTCTCTCTTTGAGGTTGCTtgttttccaataaaatttcaTTCAAGTTTTCAGCCAAattttcaatggattttcttAAGAAAGAATGGGATgatttttcattcattaatCTCTCAATTTTGAATCTATTTAGGTTTgtgtaaaaacaaattttcttcttgtgtggattcaagaagagccCAAGATTGAGCTTGAtgtggactccaagtgtgctttGGAAGAAGAAGGTGAGAAGTTGAAAGTgaaaggtactagtcaagtggtcTAGAAAGGATTGGTAGATTTGAACTAAGTAAAATCCTGTATTCGGTTTTTGTTCTTCATAGTGGACGTTTTTTATCAGTTGTTGGtccgtggttttttatctcttcgaAGGTTTTCCATGTTAAAATTTGGTCTCATTGTCTCTCATTCTCCTCTTCATTTCAATTTCAGTTTTAGCTATCTTTGATAATCTGGACATCTAATTTTTGGTTGAATGTTGAGGTAAAATAGATATGTGTTAACTTTAATGTTGTCTTTGAATATTGTTCATAGGtatatttgagatattttgctcttgttattaataaaaaaattgttctaagtTTTTGTGTTGGGGAGTGTTGGAACATGTGCATATGAATTGCATTTTATTCTTGTTAGGAGTGTTGTTGCATTCATATTTGCATGTGATTTCTGATTTGTGTTTTTAAGTGTTtgtaaagagaaggaaaaattgtaaaaattgttAAGGTTAGTTAACTTATGTTGGGAGACCTTAAATTGGACAAAACACCTATTCACACCCCTCCCCTCCTGTAGGTGTATTCTATAATTGAGACTCACCTTTCATAGtaaaattattacattttaattattatttgagtaaaaaaaaaaatagcttctAAATTCCTTACAAgactcttaaaaatatttttaaaattggctACAAGTTTGAATACTctaaataattatagaaataacaaaaacattgatggataaaaattttatgaagtcaaattttatgagaaaaatgattacttttcaagttaaaaataaataaataaaaattaataataaaataaaagattatcaTATGATactaaaaatttgtttttggcTGTCATTCATATTATAACATATtacaaatcaacaaaataatctTATTTCTTTGTATATTATTACACATATCAAccaataaagaataaaataatctaatttcttttctctcttgttATACATATCAATTacttatatttgaattttgttatGCCACTCATGCATTTGGAACCTtagaattttcttaaaataaaacaaaaataaaaaatatgaacaaaagAGATATTTGTATTTAATCTTGTAACGTTGCCCTACTGATGACATGTAACGATCAATTGACGCATAACGGTCATTTACTTGTGGCGGCTTACTGCCCGACCAAGTTTTGGTCAAGTGGGACCACTTGGACCGACTTTATTTGGGTTGCCTACCTAACTATCTGACTATTTGGGTACCCCCATATCCTATAATTGAaatttcatgaaataatttattagaagAACATATTAACAAATCCCATTAAAGCTTCATGAAATATATTTCCAACGTAACTACATGAATCACATTTATAGATCACAGAAAACATTTGTCACACGAGAAGTTCTTTAGAATGGTGATTAATTTTTGCTTCTGAAACAGTCTAGGAACTAGAGATGGAGGTGTCATTACACTGTTATAAATAGCAAGCTTTGATGTCCTCCTTGAACTTTTCACATTGTTGTGCCCTATTCAAGTCTCTCTCTTGGTGCTACACTTGCCATGGTATTGCGTCCATGGCTCACCAAGTCATCTCCTTGCCCAAGGCATTGAGCCCTTGTGCCACCTTGCTATAATCCTAGATCACTCATGAGGCCTTAGTGCCGAATGGTCCTTGTCAAGGGCTAACCATAGTTAAATCCATGTGAACTTACAAGAAATGCCTGTGGCATATATGTGAATAGAACATATCAAAAATCTATCTTTGTTGAAGTACTTTTTATGATAGTTTCCATTGCTACTTTATCatatcaatataattttttttagacaaTTATATTTAAAGTCTGTTTGACATTGAttataggaagtgtttttaacctaaaagttttctttcaaaaaaattaaaagtgtgtttaaaagtgattttaaaaagtgtttctagcatttctaatacttaaataataaaaaatttcaagtattaaaactGTTTCCTAGAATTACTACCAAATGAACTTTAAGTATTAGCAATTCAGGAAACActtccaaaaatttaaaaaattacttagtAGTATTTTCTAAAGAAACACTTCATAAgtgattttcattaaaaaaagaaaatatttcactaaaaatactttaagtAAAAATACTACTAAACACACTCTTACActcttattatgttttattaaaacaatatgGCAGTGCCCagatatgaagaagatgaagctaATTAGCAATAGATgctcaaaatgaattttaaacattttacaATTCATCGAAATTTCAGAAATACATGGACTTACAAAAAGGCTCTTCATGAGAAGATATTCCACGTTCTCTACGGAAAGTTTGGTGCCCTCTGCAATGATATTCAATGGAATGGTACCATCTTCTGAAGGACGGCTGCAAGATACAATATATCAGTTGAATTCAGCAATAACTTTCTGAATCTTGCCCTGCAATCACAAGTAAAACGATATTGTTAACATACCTGAAGATGACATCCATCAAGCAGAGAATGATTTCTAGTAGCTTCTTCTAATTCTGAACCAATGTCGGTTGAGAACTCGGCAGCATTATGGACGCGGCATAATTCTTGATAGCAGAGTAAATCATCATAGTTGGATGCCTGGAGTATCTAGTAGAGCCGCTCAACCTTTTTCCCCAGGAAACTTTCTATCTGTAGGAGTTGGTAAAACATCTGGCTCCAATGAAGACATTGTGCAGTTCTCTTTCGGTAAATCATCAGGCGCAATAGCTCGCTGGGCCTAGGGATGATTGCTGCAGAATTCTTAACGGATTAGAATTGAAGCATCCAGTCAACACCAAAGGATTAAATATGATAAAGCTCAAAATTCCACCATTACTCGAAGCCTGTAAAATACACTTGACCCAACAACTGCAGGAAATACTGTGAGGGTTGTTTCCGGAATAAGGTTGAGCTGAAGGTGTTTTACGACTCTGTTGGACCATCATCCCCAGGGAGGCCAAATATGTGGAGGTTCCGTTCCATCGATCCCACAGCCAAGTATTTTGCACCTATCTGGACCAAATTTTACTCGAGTTGTTTTGCCTGCATGCAGGACCAGAAGAAGTGGGGAAACCAAATTTTCTTATGATTTAGTACTATATGTGCTCCTCGCCAAAGTGTTAGTATTCTACCGTATATgagaacaaacaaaaaaagcTCAGAATTGcggggaaaaaaattatataaagggcaacaataaatcaatagcaacaataaatcaataatCCAAAAACTAAAAGCATAGAGAGGGAGGAATTATAGACCTCAATAATGAAGAGATTATAGAcaacaaacaaaaatgaaagaaagcatATAGGTTCACGAGAACGATGAaattaatatgtatatatatatatatatatatatatatattcaattgaGCTCCCTTTCCATATGCGTCAACTATCGATAAGCCATACACATTGATCTCTCAAATATTGAACCAATTTGAGTAAGTTCTCAACATTATCTAAATTTTGGACAGAAAACACAAAGCAAGTTATGATTTATTGGCAAATGATTGGTCGTTAATGATAACAAGCatgaaataaatttcaaaactaatcTAATTATTCAACAAACATGCACACTGAACTTAAataacattattaattttttcaaaagtaattgGTTGACATAATTATAAGCACATTcatccaaaaatattaaattaactcACAATTCAAAACCATGGAGAAGGTTTGCCTAACATGGAATCTATTTAAGATTTCAAATCTTCAGTAAACTAATTTTGCatcagaaaaacaaaaacagagggCAACAATTTTAGAAGACTGACagtataatgataaaaaaatggtCATAAAAAATGGAGGGATTGCATTCctgaaaaatattatagatgacATGTTTGAATGAAAGAACATAGTAGTCCTCTTGACGTCTTTCAATAAGTATAACATTCTGATTTTCATGTCACTTACTCTGGCAATGGTACTCCCTTTCAAAGTACTTTTTCAAACTATTGAGTCTGGCTACTTCAGATATGAAAAGAATAGTGCTACCTTCAATGGTCATTGCAAACCATTTAGGTTCCCGAGCTTGAGAAGCTTCAAAGATGGGAATTAACCAATCTCATGTTTTACTCATTTCAGCAGTATATGCTGCTCACTCAACTCTCAGCTATAGACCACACATGGgcataaaaaaatcaacattgCAAGCAGAGTATGACACTTCTAACAAACTGATTGCGAAGTAATAAACAATAAAGGGATCAAAAGCATAAACCTAACTAGAAAGAATGGTTGTGACCAGTAACAAAAACTGAGGGCTAAGGTCGGTGATGCAATTGAGATAACCCTTTTCATATTCATCCACCATCCATAACTGGACAACATTTGTCTCTGGAACATTGAAGGGCTCAAACAGCATAATTGCATTGTCATGGTAGCTCAAGCACTCACAAATAGCATGGAAAACAATTCTCTTTTGCTTGTGTACCCAACTGTacaattaaaaatgaaagaaaaggcaGAAGTAGAGGAAATATTAATCTATCAGTGTCTGTCTCCAGCCTATTAATCATGATGAATATTACCAGAATAATGTAATATTTGTAACTGACGGGTTCTAAAACAATAAACATGAACCGAAAAATGTAGGAAGAGAGGTTCGCAGTGAAAACCTGGAATTGTGGAAGACTCACTCAAATTAAAAGAGACCAGTGAGTCCTTCATGCACCAGCCATCCATTACTTGTCAATAGAAATTTGTCCTTTTCCTTTTGGCATCTTCTCCTTATGTATTAAGGGATTTTGAGGCTATGTAGAGTGCCAATGGATTGTTACCTTCCAGTGGTGTCAAGCCACCAATCCATATGGTTACGAGGCTTCCCTTTGAATTGTGTGCCACTGTCATCATCCTCATTCTCAAACAGATGTTCTTCTTAGCGGCTGTGACATGCTGAATATGTTGAAACAGAGACATTGTTCTCTGCACAGACAGTTTAAAGTCTTGGAGAGAAGGGAGGTGTCACAGTCCCACCTCAAGCAGAGATATTTGGAGACTTCCATGAAGACAAGGCCAATGTGAACTCCAATCAGCTTTAGTTCCTCACTATTTTGAAgatgcaaaattttcaaaaacttagtGATCTATGCATTTATTCGAACATATAGACAGtaacattataaaaattgaagctGTTAAAAGCAGGACAGAATATTGGATTGCAAACCTGAAATTtgttgtagatgacatgcttCAATTGAAGAACAGAAATCCTATTAAATCAGGTACCATAGCTAGTCAATATCAATTTCAGGAAAGTTGAAGTGTTGAGTGACACATTCCTTCCGGCAGTGATTTCAATTCCAGGCCAACAACATTTTCAAGCTCATTAAGAGATGTCAGGCTGTCTTCTAGTCCGGTAAAGTTACAAAACAAGAGAAATTGATGATTTTAAGGATTTCCAGAATGTTACCATTTCCAAGCTCCAATAGCGGAAGCATCAACTCATTATTCGACAAAAAAAGCTCTTTGCAACATTTATTCCACCTCTCAAAGGTGATTAAATGTTGCATCCACTGATAGAGATGTCCAAGCCCCACCATTATCCCTTTTTACATTGAATTTACACCAATTACATCTGCAAGAAAATAGTTAACCTGAGAAACTTCCAAACACAAATTGCAAGATCATTTTAGCAAAACAGAACTAGGAATTGATATCTTTAAAGATACATTTTCAAACTTTACTAACTACAAGCATGCTTTCAGGCCACAAAGGTTCAactaaattataatattaatggAACATTGCATTTTCTCTATGCTAACTCTATCAATGGTTGACATAATAATCAAGTGTTTTTGTCTATGCTAATACATACACAGCATAGAGAAGACAAGGAGTGTAGAAAATCAATGATGATGTAGTCATCAATAGTGGGAGAAGGATTACCTGAAttgaaaagaaagcaaaattcATTTCTGCATGAATCATCTAAGAGTATAAATTTTTGGGCCATGTGAAATTTTAGGCAAATTCAAGACTGATCCCCCTTTGGGCTTTAGGCCAATGAATAATCTCGAGTTTCGAATTTGCAAGAAATAGTAACTAAATCAACCCTAGTGTTTTCCAAAAATCTTAGGatgtaaaaattaaagtaaCATGATTACCTTGGTCCTCAATTACCAATTAAGAACTTGTCTAATTGTACATTGATTGGAAGATGCAACATTTTCATACTCAGTGATCTAAGCATTTTTCCAAATAGactggggaaaaaaaatgataaaaattgaagCTATTAAAAACAGGAAGAAACATTGGATTGCAAACCTGAAATACATTATAGAGGACATGCTTGAATTATAGAACAGAAATCCTTTATGAATCAGCCAACCATGTCAATTTCGAGAACATTGAAGTGCTGAGGGGACACATCCCCCTCTGGCAGTGATTTCAATTTAAGGCTGACAGCATTCTGAAGCTCATTAAGAGAGGTCGGGTTGTTTATTCAGTCTGATAAAGCTGCTAAACAAGAACAGTTGATGTGAGGTTACCAATACAGTCTAGTAATGTTGTCAAACTAGAATGATCCCAAATTGTGAGTCTTTGTAGAGTGCTGAGGGAATCCATCTCGTCTAGTGGTGATATCAATTGAGGGCAAGAATGAATTCAGAGCTCTACAAGTAATGTGAGTCTGCTTATCCAGCCTGGGAATGTTGTCAATTCAGAACAGAGAAGAGAGCCTGTCCCTCAGCAAGTGAGCAAAGCCTTTCCTATTTCACCAGCTCTCAATAGCCTATCAAGATATATCAGGAGGCATGGGCAATATTAAGCTTATCTTCACCATCACCTTCTTTTGCATTATCTTGAAAACTATTAACACCTGTAacaaaatatttagtttaaGAAAGCTTCCAAATGTATAGAAAGCAAAGATGAgataagaaaatcatttcaaCAAACATATTTCGTTTCATGTCTCAAACTATTAAGAGTACTTTCAGGAATGAGAAAAATGATGCTACAAATTGCCTTTTAGTGAAAGTAAAGATGATCTCAATACCATTATTGCTTTAGTCCATAGCATTTTAATTCAAAGGTCAACAAGCCTGACATAAAGGGTGACCAGATTGTCATATGATTCAATAAGATGCACTCCTTGTGCAAATTGTTGGTTTCTACTAcatatgaaaattagaaaaatcaaaactcaaACAGAATGTGAAAGTCTTTAACAAATTGAATGGGAAGTAATAAATTAGCAATCAACAGTTTTAACATGTAAAAAGCAAAGGCCAACAACGTAGATTCACACACCACCCCCCgcccccaccccccccccccccccgcccCCCCCTTTATACATGCTAGTGCATATGAGAAttaggaaaacaaaattttaaacgaAGTATTCAAACTCTTAGAAGATTGATTGTATAATAaatgaaatcttcaaaaacaGGAGAAATGTTTTATTACAAACCTGAATTTCTAGTCGACATCAATTGTGGGAACTTGAGAAATTTCAGGAGGTCAGTCTTCGGCATGTTTCTAAGCATAGATAATAGGCTCACAGCGCATATTAGGGTAGTCAACAACTGAAGGCCAAACCGTAGAGATAGCTTGTGAGGCTTCAAGGGTAGTGATTAGGAATCACTTGAGACAGACACATTAGGACACAACAGCTTTGAATTTTTAATAGCTTGAGAAAAGTGAGGTGTGGAATCATTGCAAAAGATAATCCTAGCTTTCCAGTTACTGAAGGGAAATGAGGTGTTTCAGCCACAATGCTATCTGCTTTTGCTTACAACACTATCAGCCACAAAGCCATTTCAGGGAAATGAAGAATTATCACAAATCTCTTAAATAAGGTGAATCTTCTATGAGATATTAACAATATTAAGGTcattgaattataattttatgcCATCATTAGCAATTGAATTGAAGAGCAAAACTTCCAAACTTCCTCATTTAAGCATTTTATCTAAAGGAGAAGGTGTACGTTTCATACCTGAAATGGCTTTCTGCATCAAACCCGTCATCCACTTTTATTCGGACATGAGCAATCTTGGGCCAGTCTTCACCTTTTTCCCTTTGGCATCTTTTAGATAAGTATGGACATTCGGAGATTTCGAGTAGGTAGAGGGTTGTGAGGGAACGCATCTCTTCTGGCAGTGATGTCAATTTAGGGCATTTACGAATTTGAAGGTATTCAAGTGATGAGAGGCTACCTATCCAAGCTGGTAATGTTGTCAAACTAGACCAGTCGTGAATTGTGAGACTCTTGAGGATTCTAAGACAATGCAATTCTTCTGGCAATGAAGTCAATTCAGGACAAGTACCAATTTCAAGATCAGTCAGCGAGGTGAGGCCGCCTATCCAGCTTGGTAATGATGCCAAACCACAAGAGTAGTCAATTGAGAGTGTGTGTAGGGCAGTGAGGGAATGCATCTCTTGGGGTAATGATGTCAATTCAGGACAGTTTGTGATTCTAAGGTGTGTAAGCGAGGTGAGGTTGCCTATCCAATGTGGTAATGTTGCCAAATGAGAGCAGTCCCcaattttgagagtttgaagAGTGGAAACATGTTGATGAAGCTCATCTGGGAGAGACATCAAATCATCTATGTCTTGAATCCTCACAGACTTCAATGAAGAAGCAGTGGCCGACATTAACTCCCGCAATACCCCCTCTTTCACTTCATTCAGACACAGACTCTCAAGGCAAGGTAAGGAAGACAGTTTCAAGGATGTGGGCTTAAGGCAATGGGAGATGTATAAACTAGAAAGAAGATGAGATGAATGCAGTTCCAAGGATGCCAAGTCACCACAGTACCTAATCTCTAATTGTGAAAGAAGAGGAGATGGAGGTAGTAGTAAGGATGTCAACTTAGGGCAATAGGTGATTTCTATACTAGAAATACAAGGTGACGGATACAATTCTAAGGATGCCAAGTCATCACACTTGTTGATCAGCAATAGTGAAAGACAAGGAAATGAAGGAGGTGGTTGTGTTGCTAAGTCCCTCCTCCATAATTCCTTCAACTTTGGCATAAAACTCAGATAGAGATTTTGAAGAGATGGGAAGAATGGCCCTTCTGATGAATACTCCATGTACTCCACCTTTCCCAGATGATGAAGCTTCAGAGACCTGAGATGACGGAGTCGAACAATGCATGGTAGAGTCTGGCATCCTAAACATGATGCCAAATAAATTGTGGTGAGGTTAGGGAGCATGGTACTCAATTCACCATTCATCATCCAACGTGGAAATCCCTTACCTCCATATCCTATTATAAAGAGCTCCTTTGGGTTTCGATGTGGTTGGAGGCCTACCATCACTGACTCAGCATCCTCACCTGACTGTTCTTCTTGACCATATGACCATTCTAATCCCAAGGACTCAATGTATTGTTTTTCGACCAAATTTGCTTCCCTGGATTCTACCTTAGCATCCATCACGTTTTCAAGCTTTTCAATCCATAACTGTCCTCTGAGGTTGTTCAGCCTTTTTAATTCACTCAATCTGCCAACTTTACTCCCAGTTCCAACAACAAACACTGGTAGGCTTTCAAGCAAAGATAACTCTCCTATCCCACATGTCATATGAGTCAAACTCCCACACCCTTGATTCTCCAAGTGCCTAAGATTAATCAATCTCCTCATATccttgggaaatttttttacatGCCCACAATTAATAAGTTTTAATGTCTGCAAATTATATAACCATGTAATAGCATTTGGGAGTACCTTGAAATTATTATATGAAAGATCAAGATATCTTAAATGACTCATTTTGCCCAAAGATTTCAACACTTTTTTTACACTGAATCCATGTAGGCTTAACACACGTAAACTCTTAAAATTTGGAATAAGAGTATGCACAACTGAATCATTTTTAGAATATCTATTAACTTTCAACATGGTCCTTATGTGTTTTATCTTCAAATCCTTCCCCGTAAGATTCAACGAATTAGAGAATGAAATGTGATAAACTCTTTCCAAGATCTCCTTCACATTATTCCCTAAGCCAAGGACCTCAAATCCAACAACCGATTGTGCAAGATCATGTATAAGATCATGCATTTTGCAATATGATATATTATCATAAGCATCTTTTGTAACCTCCTCCAATAATGATCTTGacaacaattcctcaaaatacCGGTTTCCTACCCCTGAAGCTTGAATATACCCCTGTGCCATCCATAATTGTACCAACacttttttctcaatttcatagTCTTTTGGAAATAACGCACAATAACCAAAACATTGCTTCAAATGGAATGGTAGAGCATCATAGCTTAACTTGAGCACTGATAAAACACTATCATTATTTTCACCTTCCAATAACaacaaatttttgttgtttttaatgGACAACCACATACTTTCTTCAGTTTTAATGCGCAATATTGCTCCTAGTGTTTTGAGGATAAGAGGAACTCCTTTACACATATTTAcaatttcttttccaatttCTACAAGGCTTGGATACAGTCTTTCTTGTCCTTCTTCAAatgctatttttaaaaataaattccaagactgattttctttcaaacctttcaaagaaaaaggaa
Protein-coding regions in this window:
- the LOC100257609 gene encoding putative disease resistance protein RGA1 — translated: MAEQIPFSTIADVLTKLGSSAFQQIGSAFGVTKELTKLTKKLDTIKGVLVDAEKRQEESDAVKAWVRRLKDVVYDADDLLDDFEMLQLQRGGVARQVSDFFSSSNQVVLRFKMSDRLKDIKEEVEEIVKEIPMLKLIQGKVVQREVESSRRETHSFVLTSEMVGRDEDKEEIIKLLVSSGNEKNLSAVAIIGIGGLGKTALAQLVYNDMRVADFFQPKIWICVSDDFDVKLLVKKILESLSGGDVDLGSLNVLKDSLHEKIRQKRYLLVLDDVWNDDFQKWEELRTLLMVGDKGSRILVTTRNRNVASTMGIDHFPFSLKGLKENQSWNLFLKIAFEEGQERLYPSLVEIGKEIVNMCKGVPLILKTLGAILRIKTEESMWLSIKNNKNLLLLEGENNDSVLSVLKLSYDALPFHLKQCFGYCALFPKDYEIEKKVLVQLWMAQGYIQASGVGNRYFEELLSRSLLEEVTKDAYDNISYCKMHDLIHDLAQSVVGFEVLGLGNNVKEILERVYHISFSNSLNLTGKDLKIKHIRTMLKVNRYSKNDSVVHTLIPNFKSLRVLSLHGFSVKKVLKSLGKMSHLRYLDLSYNNFKVLPNAITWLYNLQTLKLINCGHVKKFPKDMRRLINLRHLENQGCGSLTHMTCGIGELSLLESLPVFVVGTGSKVGRLSELKRLNNLRGQLWIEKLENVMDAKVESREANLVEKQYIESLGLEWSYGQEEQSGEDAESVMVGLQPHRNPKELFIIGYGGKGFPRWMMNGELSTMLPNLTTIYLASCLGCQTLPCIVRLRHLRSLKLHHLGKVEYMEYSSEGPFFPSLQNLYLSFMPKLKELWRRDLATQPPPSFPCLSLLLINKCDDLASLELYPSPCISSIEITYCPKLTSLLLPPSPLLSQLEIRYCGDLASLELHSSHLLSSLYISHCLKPTSLKLSSLPCLESLCLNEVKEGVLRELMSATASSLKSVRIQDIDDLMSLPDELHQHVSTLQTLKIGDCSHLATLPHWIGNLTSLTHLRITNCPELTSLPQEMHSLTALHTLSIDYSCGLASLPSWIGGLTSLTDLEIGTCPELTSLPEELHCLRILKSLTIHDWSSLTTLPAWIGSLSSLEYLQIRKCPKLTSLPEEMRSLTTLYLLEISECPYLSKRCQREKGEDWPKIAHVRIKVDDGFDAESHFRC